The following proteins are encoded in a genomic region of Sulfurovum indicum:
- a CDS encoding Tll0287-like domain-containing protein: MRLSAFLLSTVVLASVSMADDMSVKQEGIKYIKMLGGALKSELKRHMKNDPSGMEALAFCTGSAERITNEVNAKLPKYATVRRTSLKVRNNKVNTPDATDRKVMEAFAAAIKEKQLDNKSIKVIEEGDVTRVYKPLVTGKVCLKCHGNTLDPKIKDALKSAYPHDQAVGFKEGDLRGVIVAEIKKH, from the coding sequence ATGAGACTATCGGCTTTTTTATTATCAACTGTAGTGTTGGCATCGGTATCAATGGCTGACGACATGTCGGTCAAACAAGAGGGAATCAAGTATATCAAAATGCTTGGAGGTGCACTTAAAAGTGAACTGAAGAGACATATGAAAAATGATCCAAGCGGCATGGAAGCACTGGCATTCTGTACAGGCAGTGCAGAAAGGATCACGAATGAGGTCAATGCCAAACTGCCAAAGTATGCTACGGTAAGAAGAACTTCACTGAAAGTGCGTAACAACAAAGTCAATACTCCGGATGCAACCGACAGAAAAGTGATGGAAGCTTTTGCAGCAGCCATCAAAGAGAAACAACTTGACAACAAGAGCATCAAGGTCATAGAAGAGGGAGATGTAACCCGTGTCTACAAACCGCTTGTAACCGGGAAAGTCTGTCTTAAATGTCACGGAAACACACTTGATCCAAAGATAAAAGATGCATTAAAGAGTGCCTATCCGCATGACCAGGCTGTTGGATTCAAAGAAGGGGATCTCAGAGGTGTCATCGTTGCCGAGATCAAAAAACACTGA
- a CDS encoding DUF445 family protein — translation MSKSLITDLVSILLIALSFTVEMPYRDAVLFTGLFALSGAVTNQLAIHMLFEKVPFLYGSGVIEKNFKQFRLSIKEMIMKQFFTKEQLGEFFAKEEQKIDLKPLVESADFTPAFEALSKTVMESKFGGAVAMFGGEEALEGLREPFSRKLKSAVSAIVSSETFKKQLDHHIQHSALSEDMIEAVDTLITERLEELTPQAVKELVQKLIREHLSWLVVWGGVFGGLIGLLSSFVV, via the coding sequence ATGTCAAAATCACTCATAACCGATCTTGTTTCCATACTCCTTATAGCACTTTCATTTACTGTAGAGATGCCATACCGTGATGCAGTGCTTTTTACTGGACTGTTTGCACTTTCAGGTGCCGTGACCAATCAGCTGGCCATTCATATGTTGTTTGAAAAGGTCCCTTTTCTGTACGGATCCGGCGTGATCGAGAAGAATTTTAAACAGTTCAGGCTCTCTATTAAAGAGATGATCATGAAACAGTTCTTTACGAAAGAACAGCTTGGAGAGTTCTTTGCCAAAGAGGAGCAGAAGATAGATTTAAAACCGTTGGTAGAGAGTGCAGACTTTACACCGGCATTCGAAGCGCTCTCCAAAACGGTCATGGAGTCCAAATTCGGAGGTGCTGTCGCAATGTTCGGCGGTGAAGAGGCATTAGAGGGGCTGAGAGAACCCTTCTCCCGAAAACTCAAGTCAGCGGTAAGCGCCATTGTCTCTTCAGAGACATTCAAAAAGCAGCTTGACCATCATATACAGCACTCTGCTCTGAGCGAAGACATGATCGAAGCCGTTGACACATTGATCACTGAGCGTCTTGAAGAGTTGACACCACAGGCGGTAAAAGAGCTTGTGCAGAAGCTTATCAGGGAACATTTGAGTTGGCTTGTGGTCTGGGGCGGAGTATTTGGAGGGCTTATCGGACTGCTCTCCTCTTTTGTGGTGTAG
- a CDS encoding FRG domain-containing protein, which translates to MDKNIKEIELNSFEEFEQIVKEQICQNKFEQVTNIISKPTDVLFRGHADSTWKLESTLVRDSDIKVYSEEKYHNEIASLVKKIYEYTGKEWCVPQYINKPYIEDGHRNIFDHPLAYDFIVYLRHFGFPSPLLDWTENPYIAAYFAYSDNVNANKVAIYIYKQSNDNSMVSEDKSTVIHLGKHLNTHARHSLQQAQYTVCKSTQVDKDCDEFKQNFFYDSYEDYNWNSNDLDDGNIRNQCIKYILPASQKDDILKTLESKYITKLLLMQNEDFKTKSEEELIKGLKDEFLKKF; encoded by the coding sequence GTGGATAAAAATATAAAAGAAATTGAATTAAATTCATTTGAAGAGTTTGAACAAATAGTAAAGGAACAGATTTGTCAAAATAAGTTTGAGCAAGTTACAAATATTATCTCAAAACCAACAGATGTATTATTCCGTGGACATGCTGATTCAACTTGGAAATTAGAAAGTACTTTAGTTAGAGATAGTGATATTAAAGTTTATTCTGAAGAAAAATATCATAATGAAATTGCTTCTTTAGTTAAAAAAATATATGAATATACTGGTAAAGAATGGTGTGTACCTCAATATATCAATAAACCATATATTGAAGATGGACATAGAAATATATTTGATCATCCTCTTGCTTATGATTTTATAGTTTATCTAAGACATTTTGGTTTTCCATCGCCATTGCTTGATTGGACTGAAAATCCATATATAGCTGCATATTTTGCATATAGTGATAATGTAAATGCTAATAAGGTTGCAATATATATCTATAAACAAAGTAATGATAATTCGATGGTATCTGAAGATAAAAGTACAGTTATTCATCTTGGGAAACATCTAAACACTCATGCAAGACACTCTTTACAGCAAGCCCAATACACAGTTTGCAAATCAACTCAAGTTGATAAAGATTGTGATGAATTTAAGCAAAACTTTTTTTATGATAGTTATGAAGATTATAATTGGAACAGTAATGATTTAGATGATGGAAATATTAGGAACCAATGTATAAAATATATATTACCAGCATCACAAAAAGATGATATTTTAAAAACATTAGAATCAAAATATATAACCAAATTACTTTTAATGCAAAATGAAGATTTTAAAACTAAATCTGAAGAAGAATTAATAAAAGGACTTAAAGATGAGTTTTTAAAGAAATTTTAA
- a CDS encoding Fic family protein produces the protein MATYKPPYTITSKIVKLTSEISELISDIKHIDKQYSTLKLRKKNRIRSITGTLQIEGNSFDEAKVTSVINGKTVLGTTREIEEVKGAVLAYDYFNKYDYKSEKDLLHAHKLLMGNLLNNAGVYRQSNVGVGGADGVTHVAPPSNMVPQLMGEIFEWLNSTDEHLLIASCVFHYEFEFIHPFNDGNGRIGRLWQNVILKSFKDLFEHIPIESMIRANQTKYYEALEDAGSAGESTPFIEFMLGIILKSLQEYIKESAKSDQKSKQKSDQKILALMKQNSQITIAEICSKLSMSESGVKKVIKKLKDEDKIKRVGSLKAGHWEVV, from the coding sequence GTGGCTACATATAAACCTCCTTATACCATTACATCAAAGATAGTAAAGCTCACAAGTGAAATATCTGAACTCATCTCAGATATTAAACATATAGATAAACAATACAGCACCTTAAAGCTTCGTAAAAAAAATAGAATCAGATCGATTACGGGCACGCTTCAAATAGAGGGAAATAGTTTTGATGAGGCTAAGGTTACAAGTGTCATAAATGGAAAAACTGTTTTAGGAACAACTAGAGAGATAGAAGAGGTTAAGGGTGCAGTATTAGCCTATGATTATTTTAATAAGTATGATTACAAAAGCGAAAAAGATCTACTTCATGCTCATAAGTTACTTATGGGTAATCTTCTAAACAATGCAGGGGTATATAGACAATCTAATGTAGGAGTTGGTGGAGCTGATGGTGTAACTCATGTTGCACCACCATCAAACATGGTGCCACAACTTATGGGAGAGATATTTGAGTGGCTAAACAGTACTGATGAGCATCTTCTTATAGCAAGTTGTGTGTTTCACTATGAATTTGAATTTATCCATCCGTTTAACGATGGAAATGGAAGGATAGGAAGACTTTGGCAGAATGTCATACTAAAATCTTTTAAAGACCTATTTGAACATATACCAATAGAGAGTATGATAAGAGCCAACCAAACAAAATACTATGAAGCCTTAGAAGATGCAGGAAGTGCAGGGGAAAGCACCCCATTTATAGAATTTATGCTGGGAATTATCTTAAAATCACTTCAAGAGTATATCAAAGAGAGTGCAAAAAGTGACCAAAAAAGTAAACAAAAAAGTGACCAAAAAATATTGGCACTTATGAAACAGAATTCTCAGATAACCATAGCCGAAATCTGCTCAAAATTATCTATGAGTGAATCAGGCGTAAAAAAGGTTATTAAAAAACTCAAAGATGAAGATAAAATCAAAAGAGTTGGTAGTTTAAAAGCTGGACATTGGGAGGTTGTTTAG
- a CDS encoding class I SAM-dependent methyltransferase yields MIFTTQTIQEILPLLKEKLQTDHQVTFEVLNPDTVNGVYAGTEVEVNGRDYLYRSLRAWMELAQLLECRMLVPLPSKESHLLSLTFEKITADISFHDEKRENKEEKYGADSIFSQIHKMEEPAFFYYYLQALENVAIEKRKRILNLGINRGDEFEVIRKMLDTIKYQNMELVGIDHSKSAIAYARALFPEENVTFHIHDINRLQELDLGTFDLLISIGTLQSPGINFKPFFMELVQSHLHKEDSALILGFPNSRWKGGELIYGAKAPNYAMSEMSLLFNDVIFCKKYLQQKKYRVTLTGKQYIFLTATKIV; encoded by the coding sequence ATGATTTTTACAACCCAGACCATACAGGAGATCCTTCCTCTCCTCAAAGAGAAACTGCAAACGGATCATCAGGTCACATTCGAGGTACTTAATCCGGATACAGTGAACGGTGTCTATGCCGGTACTGAAGTTGAAGTGAACGGAAGAGACTATCTTTATCGCAGTTTAAGAGCCTGGATGGAGCTGGCTCAGCTGCTTGAGTGCCGTATGCTTGTGCCTCTGCCTTCAAAAGAGTCTCATCTTCTCTCTCTCACTTTTGAAAAGATCACTGCTGATATCTCTTTTCATGATGAGAAGAGAGAAAACAAAGAAGAGAAATATGGTGCTGATTCCATCTTTTCCCAAATACATAAAATGGAAGAGCCGGCATTTTTCTACTATTATCTACAGGCACTGGAAAATGTAGCCATAGAGAAACGAAAACGCATTTTAAACCTCGGTATCAACAGGGGGGATGAGTTTGAAGTTATCAGAAAGATGTTAGATACTATAAAATATCAAAATATGGAGCTTGTAGGTATTGATCATTCAAAAAGTGCAATAGCATATGCCCGGGCATTATTTCCCGAAGAGAATGTCACCTTTCATATACACGATATCAACCGCCTGCAAGAACTTGACCTCGGTACGTTCGATCTGCTTATCAGTATCGGAACACTTCAAAGCCCGGGGATCAATTTCAAACCTTTTTTTATGGAACTGGTACAGAGTCACCTCCATAAAGAGGACTCTGCCCTTATTTTGGGGTTCCCGAACTCCAGATGGAAAGGAGGAGAGTTGATCTATGGGGCGAAAGCCCCCAACTATGCCATGAGTGAAATGAGTCTTCTTTTTAACGATGTCATCTTCTGTAAAAAGTATTTGCAGCAGAAAAAATACCGTGTAACCCTTACCGGAAAACAGTACATTTTCCTTACGGCTACAAAAATCGTGTAG
- a CDS encoding methyltransferase, with protein MKIQREFSQNAKAYNQVNVIQKRVLEELIVRIDEKPAHILDIGCGRGGVYQAIDWELSHFVGMDFAQGMIALHPKGKNITLLMKDFNEESSFETLSNYRFDRIISSSALQWAKDLDATLGNIARLGAPVSLSVFTSNTFKTLYETAGLPPLLRSREEVIALLQKYFDADIELLQYTLAFPSVREMFRYMKKSGVGAGRNVLGYKEMKRLIESYPLDHLEYEIVLIHERTGSKRPEKSTML; from the coding sequence ATGAAGATCCAGCGCGAGTTCTCCCAAAATGCAAAAGCATACAACCAGGTCAATGTCATACAGAAGAGGGTACTGGAGGAACTCATCGTCAGGATCGATGAGAAACCTGCACACATACTTGATATCGGATGTGGCAGAGGCGGCGTATATCAGGCTATTGACTGGGAACTTTCACATTTTGTCGGCATGGACTTTGCACAGGGGATGATAGCATTGCATCCCAAAGGGAAGAATATTACGCTTCTGATGAAAGACTTCAATGAAGAGAGCTCCTTTGAAACGCTTTCAAACTACCGTTTTGACCGGATCATCTCCTCTTCCGCACTGCAATGGGCCAAAGACCTTGATGCAACACTGGGGAACATTGCCAGACTGGGTGCACCGGTCTCCCTTTCTGTTTTTACTTCCAATACCTTTAAAACACTCTATGAAACAGCCGGACTTCCGCCTCTGCTTAGAAGCAGAGAAGAGGTCATAGCACTGCTGCAGAAATATTTTGATGCCGACATCGAACTCCTGCAATACACACTGGCGTTCCCTTCAGTCAGGGAAATGTTCCGCTATATGAAAAAAAGCGGTGTAGGGGCAGGGCGCAACGTGTTGGGCTACAAAGAGATGAAGCGGCTTATAGAGAGTTATCCCCTTGACCACCTGGAGTATGAGATCGTACTTATTCATGAGCGCACAGGAAGTAAACGTCCTGAAAAATCAACCATGTTATAA
- a CDS encoding BaiN/RdsA family NAD(P)/FAD-dependent oxidoreductase, whose product MAEKYDLIVVGSGAAGMMAAITAARSGASVLLLEKLSKIGAKLKATGGGRCNLTNTLDNETFMSRFGRDGKFMMPSLQAFDHTALTAFFKELGVESHAPDGFRVFPRTHSSSTIIDAMQQEMQRLCITVACSQRVVSLEHNGERITGVGTEKGSYSADMVVIATGGKGYPVLGAEGDGYLLAESAGHKVTELYPAMMPLKTKEKWVGSCRADTIAKVELRVNMKKYKRLHAKGDLIFTKEGIRGPVVLDFSREITPLLSKFEEVPLIANFTKGMNEEQIREHFKKIIAKEPQSDLLTLLKTLLPESLSLELCKLSDTDPSLTLAKQKGEARDRLFKLLVWTPLTVNGHDGFKMAMITRGGVSLREIDPYTMESRKIKGLYFCGEVMNLDGPCGGYNLQWSFASGYLAGKAAAGQLHLS is encoded by the coding sequence ATGGCTGAAAAATACGATTTGATCGTTGTCGGTTCCGGTGCTGCCGGGATGATGGCTGCCATTACAGCAGCAAGAAGCGGTGCTTCTGTCCTGCTGCTTGAAAAACTTTCAAAAATCGGTGCCAAACTCAAAGCTACCGGTGGCGGACGCTGCAACCTGACAAATACCCTTGACAATGAAACGTTCATGTCCCGTTTCGGACGTGACGGAAAGTTCATGATGCCCTCCCTTCAGGCTTTTGACCATACTGCACTGACCGCCTTTTTCAAAGAGCTTGGTGTAGAGAGTCATGCTCCTGACGGCTTCAGGGTCTTTCCTCGTACACACAGTTCCTCCACGATCATTGATGCAATGCAGCAGGAGATGCAGAGGCTGTGCATCACAGTAGCGTGTTCACAGCGTGTTGTCAGTCTGGAACATAACGGAGAGAGGATCACAGGAGTGGGAACGGAAAAGGGATCGTATTCGGCAGATATGGTCGTCATTGCAACAGGAGGTAAAGGCTATCCCGTGCTTGGTGCAGAGGGAGACGGCTATCTCCTGGCAGAATCGGCAGGACACAAAGTAACGGAGCTCTATCCTGCCATGATGCCTCTGAAAACCAAAGAGAAATGGGTGGGAAGCTGCCGTGCCGATACCATCGCAAAGGTTGAACTTCGCGTCAATATGAAAAAATACAAGAGACTCCATGCCAAAGGTGATCTCATCTTTACAAAGGAGGGAATACGCGGACCTGTCGTACTCGATTTTTCCCGGGAGATCACACCGCTGCTGAGCAAATTTGAAGAGGTACCGCTTATTGCCAATTTTACCAAAGGCATGAATGAAGAGCAGATACGGGAGCACTTCAAAAAGATCATTGCGAAAGAGCCGCAAAGCGATCTGCTGACACTGCTCAAAACGCTTCTACCGGAGTCTTTGAGCCTGGAACTGTGCAAACTTTCAGACACCGATCCCTCTTTGACCCTGGCCAAACAGAAAGGTGAAGCCAGAGACCGCCTTTTCAAACTTTTAGTCTGGACACCTCTGACCGTCAACGGGCATGACGGCTTTAAAATGGCAATGATAACACGCGGCGGTGTAAGCCTCAGGGAGATAGACCCCTATACCATGGAGAGCAGAAAAATAAAAGGACTTTACTTCTGCGGAGAGGTCATGAATCTTGATGGGCCCTGCGGAGGATACAATCTTCAGTGGTCATTTGCCAGCGGCTATCTTGCCGGAAAGGCAGCTGCCGGGCAGCTTCACCTTTCATGA
- a CDS encoding SH3 domain-containing C40 family peptidase — protein MQLRAVPPIIILFFMSFSLLHADYTLKPSKRKPSRIDHMPKGVVADMKNIPQDPAFYARQIKPWSKAAQKKADAAFNRKYFKPWRLKKLDIPAKDFGWEVRFVTKNRIYTANGKKIPPSTYKRWIENANYGQKDSKRYHAITTERVNVRALPTLSAFYLDPKRVGEGFPFNYNQNSALHMNVPLYVSHFSKDGKWAFVRASYAFGWVRVSDIAFVDEKFIHRFMNGNYAITVRDNLRLFNERGREVSFVKLGTLFPVAKDGVRYLAAGRTANGQVRLKKVRVTTPGLIAKKPLPFNAENVARVAREFYGEPYGWGGGYGCRDCSATTRDFLGVFGIFLRRNSSKQAKDGTSVYIKGISKKAKKKKIIREAEPFRSLLYVPGHIVLYLGQYRGEPVIMHTYWGIRRKDGSKLITGRTIITTTEPGKERKDIREESKLINTFKTIVKF, from the coding sequence ATGCAGTTACGAGCCGTTCCACCGATCATTATACTCTTTTTCATGAGCTTTTCCCTGCTTCATGCCGACTACACGCTCAAACCAAGCAAACGCAAACCAAGCCGTATAGACCATATGCCAAAAGGTGTGGTCGCAGATATGAAGAATATCCCTCAGGACCCGGCTTTTTATGCCAGGCAGATCAAACCCTGGTCCAAAGCGGCACAAAAAAAAGCGGATGCTGCTTTCAACCGCAAATATTTCAAGCCATGGAGGCTTAAAAAGCTGGATATTCCGGCCAAAGATTTTGGCTGGGAAGTACGCTTTGTCACAAAGAACAGGATCTACACGGCCAACGGGAAAAAGATCCCTCCATCAACTTACAAACGATGGATAGAGAACGCCAACTATGGGCAGAAAGACAGCAAGCGCTACCATGCCATTACAACAGAACGTGTCAATGTAAGGGCACTGCCCACACTGAGCGCCTTTTATCTTGACCCCAAACGTGTGGGAGAAGGGTTTCCGTTCAACTACAACCAGAACTCTGCACTCCATATGAATGTACCGCTTTATGTCTCCCATTTTTCAAAAGACGGAAAGTGGGCCTTTGTGCGTGCCTCCTATGCTTTTGGCTGGGTAAGAGTAAGTGACATCGCCTTTGTTGATGAAAAATTCATACACAGGTTCATGAACGGCAACTATGCCATAACTGTCAGGGACAACCTCCGCCTTTTCAATGAAAGGGGAAGAGAAGTGAGTTTTGTCAAGCTTGGCACACTTTTCCCCGTTGCAAAGGACGGCGTACGCTACCTGGCTGCCGGAAGGACAGCCAACGGTCAGGTGCGTCTTAAAAAAGTCAGGGTAACAACCCCGGGACTCATTGCCAAAAAACCGCTGCCTTTCAATGCTGAGAATGTGGCCAGGGTCGCCAGGGAGTTCTACGGTGAGCCTTACGGCTGGGGCGGAGGTTACGGCTGCCGTGACTGTTCAGCCACCACCCGTGACTTCCTGGGGGTATTCGGCATCTTTTTACGGCGCAACTCGAGCAAGCAGGCAAAAGACGGAACTTCCGTCTATATCAAAGGTATTTCCAAGAAAGCGAAGAAAAAGAAGATCATACGTGAAGCCGAACCGTTCCGTTCCCTGCTCTATGTACCGGGTCATATCGTACTCTATCTCGGCCAGTACAGGGGCGAACCTGTCATTATGCATACCTATTGGGGTATACGCAGAAAAGACGGCAGCAAACTGATCACGGGACGGACTATCATCACAACGACTGAACCGGGAAAAGAACGAAAAGATATCCGTGAAGAAAGCAAACTGATCAACACATTTAAAACGATTGTGAAGTTTTAA
- the rsmD gene encoding 16S rRNA (guanine(966)-N(2))-methyltransferase RsmD produces the protein MKNKEKIKLFTTTIIAGEYKGKRIEIPDISTTRSSKSILRESFFNTIQFEIIDRNFVEVFAGSGSVGLEALSRGAAQCYFMEYNKVAFRSLEKNIKQTDPSRCHAFFGDSFEKFSTVYEMVKRQGGRTYFYFDPPFSTRDGMDEIYDKTIALIEQIEADVCEMVAVEHMTNLTMPETIGALEKVKKKKFGRSTLSYYKPKGEA, from the coding sequence ATGAAAAACAAAGAGAAGATCAAACTATTTACTACAACTATTATTGCCGGAGAATACAAAGGCAAACGGATCGAAATACCTGATATTTCGACAACCAGAAGTTCCAAGTCCATTCTCAGAGAGTCTTTTTTCAACACGATCCAGTTCGAGATCATCGACCGGAATTTTGTAGAAGTCTTTGCCGGGAGCGGTTCAGTCGGGCTTGAAGCTCTCAGCCGCGGTGCTGCACAGTGCTACTTTATGGAGTATAACAAGGTAGCGTTCCGTTCGCTGGAGAAGAACATCAAACAGACAGATCCAAGCCGCTGCCACGCATTCTTCGGTGACAGTTTCGAAAAGTTCTCTACAGTCTATGAGATGGTCAAACGGCAGGGAGGCAGGACCTATTTCTATTTCGATCCGCCTTTTTCCACCCGTGACGGGATGGACGAGATCTATGACAAGACCATCGCTCTTATTGAACAGATAGAAGCGGATGTATGTGAAATGGTTGCTGTAGAACATATGACAAACCTTACAATGCCCGAAACGATAGGTGCACTTGAGAAGGTCAAGAAGAAAAAGTTCGGCCGCAGCACGCTGAGCTACTATAAACCCAAAGGTGAAGCATGA
- a CDS encoding NYN domain-containing protein — MTKKEDHIALFIDCDNISHKAIEGIINELSKYGVVNIRQAYGNWTKENLKNWEDKLLEFAIKPIQQFDYSKNKNATDILMTIDAIDLLHTKDIDAFAFATSDSDFTPVVMRVQAEGIKVFGFGEKKTPKPFMAACSQFIFTEKLMSTATTKAQDDTSVTTMPGRQNGKEMRQDTWLVNVLRNAVDHTMDEYGWANLSDVGKYINNSTSFSPINYGYKKLSNLIKEIDLFDIAYDDVRKQMSIRDKRWKQ, encoded by the coding sequence ATGACAAAGAAAGAAGATCATATTGCCCTTTTCATTGACTGTGACAATATCTCCCACAAAGCAATAGAAGGGATCATCAACGAACTCAGCAAGTATGGTGTCGTCAACATTCGGCAGGCATACGGGAACTGGACGAAAGAGAACTTAAAGAACTGGGAGGACAAACTGCTTGAGTTCGCCATTAAACCCATTCAGCAGTTTGACTACTCCAAAAACAAGAATGCCACAGATATTCTCATGACCATCGATGCCATCGACCTTCTGCACACCAAAGATATCGATGCTTTCGCTTTTGCCACCAGTGATTCCGACTTTACACCTGTAGTGATGCGTGTGCAGGCAGAAGGTATCAAGGTATTCGGTTTTGGAGAGAAGAAGACGCCAAAGCCTTTTATGGCTGCCTGTTCACAGTTCATCTTCACCGAAAAGCTTATGAGTACTGCTACGACCAAAGCCCAGGATGACACAAGCGTCACCACGATGCCGGGCCGCCAAAACGGCAAGGAGATGCGTCAGGATACCTGGCTGGTCAATGTTCTGCGCAATGCTGTTGACCATACCATGGATGAATACGGATGGGCAAACCTCTCCGATGTCGGAAAGTACATTAACAACTCCACCTCCTTCTCCCCTATCAATTACGGATACAAGAAACTGAGCAATCTCATTAAAGAGATCGATCTTTTCGATATCGCCTATGATGATGTCCGAAAGCAGATGAGTATACGGGACAAACGCTGGAAACAGTGA